One part of the Rutidosis leptorrhynchoides isolate AG116_Rl617_1_P2 chromosome 1, CSIRO_AGI_Rlap_v1, whole genome shotgun sequence genome encodes these proteins:
- the LOC139885832 gene encoding uncharacterized protein, translating into MGWFSAATLSISIGGTRGVDSLAAWNLLHPHHQHQDHDYYYYYGHRVFNNIRCLISNHHTPISHGSVHFSNRDPNISSRIYCLSSKIEDSIQLNVDYDDSGYDERSSSTQVKKEIEMCYELIRRLGRGVVYLGSARMGPGHEHYIQTQDLAKQVASLLGCTSWSGAGPGLMDAATRGALQAGKTVGGFKIGKEANEWTSTNFHPYLPSHTYLTCRFFSARKHGLVDAVVRSRSQDKTAVIVLPGGIGTLDEAFEILALIQLQRIGSALPVPFILMNYDSFYSKLLEFMDVCEDWGTVSRGEISSIWKVCNNNSDALAYLASFYDLDNANQQ; encoded by the exons ATGGGATGGTTTTCTGCTGCTACTCTATCAATATCAATAGGAGGAACAAGAGGTGTTGATAGTTTAGCGGCATGGAACCTTTTACATCCTCATCATCAACATCaagatcatgattattattattattatggtcatAGGGTTTTCAATAACATTCGTTGTTTGATTTCAAATCATCACACTCCGATTAGTCATGGCAGTGTTCACTTCTCAAACCGCGATCCAAATATAAGTAGCAGGATTTATTGTTTATCTTCCAAAATTGAAGATTCTATTCAATTGAATGTTGATTATGATGATTCTGGTTATGATGAAAGAAGCAGCTCTACCCAG GTGAAAAAAGAGATTGAAATGTGCTACGAGCTAATACGCAGGCTTGGGAGGGGAGTTGTGTACCTGGGTTCTGCAAGGATGGGCCCAGGACATGAACATTACATCCAAACACAAGATTTGGCTAAGCAG GTAGCAAGCCTCTTGGGGTGTACTTCATGGTCAGGGGCTGGGCCAGGGCTCATGGATGCAGCCACTCGAGGTGCTCTTCAAGCCGGGAAAACTGTTGGCGGATTCAAGATCGGTAAAGAAGCTAACGAATGGACATCAACCAATTTTCATCCGTATCTTCCTTCTCATACTTACCTTACATGCAG GTTCTTTTCTGCAAGAAAGCACGGGTTAGTTGATGCGGTGGTTAGATCTCGTAGCCAAGACAAGACAGCTGTAATCGTTCTGCCAGGTGGCATTGGGACTCTAGACGAGGCTTTTGAGATTCTTGCATTGATCCAATTACAGAGAATAGGATCTGCACTACCTGTTCCATTTATTCTGATGAACTACGACTCGTTTTACTCAAAGCTATTAGAGTTTATGGATGTGTGTGAAGATTGGGGGACCGTTTCCAGGGGAGAGATTTCGTCAATTTGGAAAGTATGCAATAACAACTCGGACGCACTGGCCTACCTTGCGAGTTTTTACGATCTTGATAATGCTAACCAacagtaa
- the LOC139885831 gene encoding scarecrow-like protein 21 translates to MNSEINPNIMEASKQPYYWQQHQQQNIDQNSIFEDVNQFDVQTPEFANNSSSVSGFSSNGSPASLQDSQPFQPADYTCTSHLNVPSGFENNVDDELLLTMSELGTILGIDQDSNFNVSSSPSWEYINPGDVECRKMEEFIARGDLKQGLFACAKAVAENNTITADRLISMLRPLVSVSGDPTQRLAAYMLEGLVSRFYGSGRAIYKSLKCKEPTGRDLFSYMMLLYEACPYFKFGYLSANGAIAEATKNEDKIHIIDFQIAQGGQWATLIQALAGRPGGPPKLRITGLDDSRNAFARGGGLNIVGQRLTKLAESLKVPFEFHGVPVFVSDIEIKHLRVQPGEALAVNCALVLHHLHDETVNIDNHRDRLISLIKSLSPKVVTLVEQEADVNRTNFFPRFQEVFGYYSAMFESIDATLPRDHKERINVEQHCLAGEIVNILACEGIEREERHELFGMWRSRFMKAGFSQFPLSSHVNATIKKLLENYCDKYSLEERDGALFLGWMNRDLVSSSAWR, encoded by the coding sequence atgaactCTGAAATTAATCCCAACATCATGGAGGCATCTAAGCAACCCTATTATTGGCAGCAACATCAGCAGCAGAACATAGATCAAAATTCAATCTTTGAAGATGTAAACCAATTTGATGTTCAAACACCCGAATTCGCCAACAATTCTTCTTCCGTTTCAGGTTTCTCATCTAATGGCAGCCCTGCATCACTTCAAGATTCTCAACCCTTTCAACCCGCTGATTATACTTGCACCTCTCATTTGAATGTGCCGTCTGGTTTTGAAAACAATGTTGATGACGAATTGCTGCTCACGATGAGTGAACTCGGCACTATACTGGGAATCGATCAAGATTCAAACTTTAatgtttcttcttctccttcttggGAATATATCAATCCAGGTGACGTGGAATGTCGAAAAATGGAAGAGTTTATTGCTAGAGGTGACTTGAAACAAGGGCTTTTTGCTTGTGCTAAAGCAGTTGCAGAAAACAACACAATAACTGCAGACAGGTTAATTTCGATGTTACGGCCGTTGGTGTCTGTTTCTGGTGACCCCACACAAAGGTTAGCTGCTTACATGTTAGAAGGACTCGTGTCTCGATTCTATGGCTCTGGTAGGgctatatataaatctttaaagtGTAAAGAACCAACAGGTCGTGACCTTTTTTCTTATATGATGTTACTATATGAAGCATGCCCTTATTTCAAGTTTGGTTATTTATCTGCTAATGGAGCGATTGCCGAAGCCACCAAGAACGAAGATAAAATCCACATAATCGATTTTCAGATTGCGCAGGGTGGTCAGTGGGCAACTCTTATTCAGGCTTTAGCGGGTCGACCCGGTGGCCCACCAAAGCTACGGATCACCGGTTTAGATGATTCTCGGAACGCATTTGCTAGAGGTGGTGGATTGAACATTGTTGGTCAGAGACTAACCAAACTTGCAGAATCATTAAAAGTACCGTTTGAGTTTCATGGTGTACCGGTTTTTGTTTCAGATATTGAGATTAAACATCTTAGGGTTCAGCCGGGGGAGGCATTGGCTGTTAATTGTGCGTTGGTGTTGCACCATTTACATGATGAGACTGTGAATATTGATAATCATAGGGACCGATTGATAAGTCTTATTAAAAGTTTGTCTCCAAAAGTTGTTACTCTTGTTGAGCAAGAAGCTGATGTGAATAGGACAAACTTTTTTCCTAGGTTTCAAGAGGTGTTCGGATACTATTCGGCTATGTTTGAATCGATTGATGCTACTCTACCAAGGGATCATAAAGAGCGAATTAATGTTGAACAGCATTGTCTTGCTGGTGAAATAGTTAATATATTGGCGTGTGAGGGGATCGAGAGGGAGGAGAGACACGAGCTTTTCGGGATGTGGAGATCACGTTTTATGAAGGCGGGATTCAGTCAGTTTCCACTGAGCTCGCATGTGAACGCCACCATTAAGAAGCTGCTTGAGAACTATTGTGATAAGTATAGTCTTGAAGAGAGAGATGGGGCTTTGTTTCTTGGATGGATGAATCGAGATTTGGTGTCGTCTTCTGCATGGAGATAG
- the LOC139850158 gene encoding putative inactive receptor-like protein kinase At1g64210 produces MMQRRLLCFLTIFVLCANVSSKSKFSESESLHSFIQSVDPANNLRFKGLNSNPCLLRWKGIKCLLNSNSIVEVSLDNMNLSGIIDTNTLCNLPNLRVLNLARNHIHGNIPKTVSRCSNLRYLNLSNNLLDGSVPKSLYNLKNLKIVDLSNNFLTWEKKQKVRSTERHTYTEVKLDPIAQNDTAAAPSGDNVNHAKRKAHHYVLWAELGLAIVLLVLLAFFVNLRIAKYLREKKTAKNITDDDSSPKTSIGTSMREVKQDEKNQELVFFVDEKDQFKLENLFDAGADMQNQNFCSSLYKVQLNNNVAYAVKRLKKLPASYDDFNRTMTMVGRLNHPNILPLVAYSCQGEEKLLIYKYQNKGSLLSLMERYVEGKRDFNWKLRLSIAVGIARGMDYIYRSFEEPDNIIAHGNIKLSNILLNENEEPLISEYGYSSLLDPKSVCLFRSNGYTAPERCLSEQGDVFSFGVILLELLTGKIVENSGLDLPKWVKAMVREEWTGEVFDKEMAKVGMYAFPLLNVALKCVSHFAENRPSMAEVLETIVGVVDDDLPGSSPESSPLDGHGLYSVAEEEV; encoded by the exons ATGATGCAGAGAAGGCTGTTATGTTTCCTCACTATTTTTGTTCTATGTGCTAATGTTAGCAGTAAAAGTAAGTTTTCAGAATCTGAATCTTTACACAGTTTCATTCAGTCTGTTGACCCTGCAAATAATCTAAGGTTTAAAGGGTTAAATTCGAATCCTTGTTTGCTTCGGTGGAAGGGAATTAAATGTTTATTGAATTCAAATTCAATTGTAGAAGTAAGTCTTGATAATATGAATCTTAGTGGGATAATTGATACCAACACCCTTTGTAATCTCCCGAATTTGCGGGTGCTAAACTTAGCTAGGAATCACATACATGGTAATATACCGAAAACAGTTTCTAGATGTTCAAATTTGAGGTACTTAAATTTAAGCAACAATCTGTTAGATGGTAGTGTACCCAAATCTCTTTATAATCTCAAGAATTTGAAGATAGTAGACTTATCTAACAACTTTTTAACATGGGAGAAAAAGCAAAAAGTCCGGTCAACAGAACGACATACGTATACCGAAGTCAAACTAGACCCTATAGCTCAAAACGACACTGCAGCTGCTCCATCAGGGGATAACGTGAATCACGCTAAACGAAAAGCACATCACTATGTGTTATGGGCAGAACTTGGTCTAGCCATAGTGTTACTTGTTCTGCTTGCCTTTTTCGTGAACTTGAGGATTGCAAAATATTTAAGGGAAAAAAAGACGGCAAAGAACATCACCGATGATGATTCTTCACCTAAAACGTCAATAGGTACTAGTATGAGGGAAGTAAAGCAGGATGAAAAGAATCAAGAACTTGTGTTTTTTGTGGATGAGAAAGATCAATTCAAATTGGAAAACCTTTTTGATGCTGGAGCAGATATGCAAAACCAAAATTTCTGTAGCAGCCTTTACAAGGTTCAACTTAACAACAATGTAGCTTATGCGGTTAAAAGATTAAAGAAACTGCCGGCATCGTACGATGACTTTAATCGAACGATGACGATGGTTGGGAGATTGAATCATCCCAACATTCTACCTCTTGTTGCTTATAGTTGTCAAGGTGAAGAAAAGCTTCTAATTTATAAGTATCAGAATAAAGGAAGCCTTCTATCACTCATGGAAA GATACGTTGAGGGGAAGCGAGACTTCAATTGGAAACTAAGATTGTCTATAGCGGTTGGTATAGCGAGGGGTATGGATTACATATACAGAAGCTTCGAAGAACCAGATAATATAATTGCTCATGGAAATATTAAGCTTTCTAACATTTTGTTAAATGAAAATGAGGAGCCATTAATAAGTGAATATGGGTATTCAAGTTTGCTTGATCCCAAGAGTGTTTGCCTATTCAGATCAAACGGTTATACAGCCCCGGAGAGATGTTTATCAGAACAAGGTGACGTGTTCAGTTTTGGAGTGATTTTGTTGGAACTGTTAACGGGGAAAATTGTGGAAAACAGTGGGTTAGATCTCCCGAAATGGGTTAAGGCCATGGTGCGAGAAGAATGGACCGGTGAGGTGTTCGATAAGGAAATGGCGAAAGTTGGAATGTATGCTTTTCCATTGTTAAATGTTGCACTCAAATGTGTGTCTCATTTTGCTGAGAATCGACCATCGATGGCTGAGGTATTGGAGACGATTGTAGGTGTTGTTGATGATGATCTTCCAGGTTCGTCCCCAGAGTCCAGCCCTCTAGATGGTCATGGTCTTTATTCAGTGGCAGAGGAGGAAGTTTGA
- the LOC139850165 gene encoding putative MO25-like protein At5g47540 yields MLCFSAVGKTVMNTKKLRTPAEVVQKTRSLLLYSNNSFNAGSQAPELNSVIKELKLILYGDDNCEPSEEACMQLTEEFFKDDTLRLLIIFLPKLNLEARKDATQVVTSLQRQPLLSRFQASRYLETNLDLVDILISGYEDPQLALHYGRMLKECLRHQIVASYLLEPSQLKKLFGYIQHPSFDIAADAADVFKDLLTRHKSTVSGFLSKNYSWFFTEFNEKLMKSTSYITRRQAVKLLGCILLERSNSHVMTRYVSSKENLVILMNLLRDTSKNIQIDAFHVFKLFVANEKKSPEIVSILVTNRSKLIRLLGAFMQTDDEVFETDKIQVVNELAVLELKE; encoded by the exons ATGTTATGCTTTTCTGCAGTCGGTAAAACTGTCATGAATACCAAAAAGCTTCGGACTCCGGCAGAGGTCGTTCAAAAGACTCGATCTCTTCTCCTTTATTCCAACAACTCTTTCAATGCTGGATCCCAG GCACCAGAGTTGAACTCGGTAATTAAGGAACTGAAATTAATTCTTTATGGTGATGATAACTGTGAGCCTTCTGAGGAAGCTTGTATGCAGTTGACTGAGGAGTTCTTTAAAGACGACACGTTGCGTTTGCTTATTATCTTTCTTCCCAAGTTGAACTTGGAG GCCCGTAAAGATGCAACTCAAGTTGTTACTAGTTTGCAAAGGCAACCATTGCTGTCACGCTTTCAGGCTTCTAGATATTTGGAAACCAATCTAGACCTTGTAGACATTCTAATATCAGG GTATGAAGATCCTCAATTAGCTCTTCATTATGGTAGGATGTTAAAGGAGTGCCTACGTCACCAAATTGTTGCAAG TTACTTGTTAGAACCAAGTCAATTGAAGAAACTTTTTGGTTACATTCAGCATCCAAGTTTTGATATTGCTGCTGATGCTGCAGATGTGTTCAAG GATCTATTGACTAGACACAAGTCAACTGTGTCTGGATTTTTGTCCAAAAACTATAGTTGG TTTTTTACTGAATTTAACGAAAAGCTGATGAAATCTACAAGCTATATCACCAGAAGACAAGCAGTCAAG TTATTGGGATGCATATTGCTTGAGCGTTCGAATTCTCATGTTATGACACGTTACGTAAGCTCAAAAGAGAACCTAGTGATACTAATGAACCTACTAAGG GATACAAGTAAGAACATCCAGATAGATGCTTTTCATGTTTTCAAG CTCTTCGTGGCAAATGAAAAAAAGTCCCCTGAGATAGTGAGCATACTTGTTACAAACAGAAGCAAACTTATACGTTTACTAGGTGCCTTTATGCAGACAG ATGATGAAGTGTTTGAGACAGACAAAATTCAGGTGGTTAATGAACTCGCTGTACTGGAGCTCAAAGAGTaa